In Vigna angularis cultivar LongXiaoDou No.4 chromosome 8, ASM1680809v1, whole genome shotgun sequence, one DNA window encodes the following:
- the LOC108343774 gene encoding chlorophyll a-b binding protein 6A, chloroplastic — MAANTLMSSAITAFPSLLSSSKSRFASAVPISSFGTNVSSRFSMTADWMPGQPRPPYLDGSAPGDFGFDPLRLGEVPENLERFKESELIHCRWAMLAVPGILVPEALGLGNWVKAQEWAAVPGGQATYLGNPVPWGTLPTVLVIEFLAISFVEHQRSMEKDPEKKKYPGGAFDPLGYSKDPKAFHEYKVKELKNGRLALLAFVGFCVQQSAYPGTGPLENLATHLADPWHNNIGNIIIPQSILP, encoded by the exons ATGGCTGCCAACACATTGATGAGCTCTGCTATCACAGCTTTCCCTTCTCTCCTTTCTTCCTCAAAATCAAGGTTTGCCTCAGCAGTCCCCATTTCCAGCTTTGGCACCAATGTCTCTTCTAGGTTTTCCATGACTGCTGATTGGATGCCTGGCCAGCCTAGACCCCCTTACCTTGATGGTTCAGCACCAGG tgacTTTGGATTCGACCCTCTTCGTCTTGGTGAAGTGCCAGAGAATCTTGAGAGGTTCAAAGAATCAGAACTCATTCACTGCAGATGGGCCATGCTTGCTGTT CCAGGGATTTTGGTTCCGGAGGCATTGGGCTTAGGAAACTGGGTAAAGGCTCAGGAATGGGCTGCAGTTCCTGGTGGCCAAGCCACCTACCTAGGAAACCCAGTTCCATGGGGCACACTACCCACCGTTCTGGTCATTGAATTCCTTGCTATTTCCTTTGTGGAGCACCAAAGGAGCATGGAGAAAGACCCAGAGAAGAAGAAATACCCTGGTGGTGCTTTTGATCCTTTGGGATACTCCAAGGACCCTAAAGCATTCCATGAATACAAAGTCAAAGAACTTAAGAATG GACGTCTTGCTTTGTTGGCTTTTGTGGGATTCTGTGTTCAACAATCAGCTTATCCTGGAACTGGACCTTTGGAGAACTTGGCTACTCACTTGGCTGACCCATGGCACAACAACATCGGAAACATCATTATTCCACAATCGATTTTGCCTTGA